A genomic window from Deltaproteobacteria bacterium IMCC39524 includes:
- a CDS encoding HD domain-containing phosphohydrolase produces MTQDKNYRPTFYLTINALFIAVIIFIGGILAWHNYSDTKKIILSEVEQEYDHTLVSLAKDFQHTYKPVFDTVSLLSMTPIMDALTLDERLQQLPLMTTAMSNRAEVAGLQVGYENGDYFIVRPTPSRRLRSLFDAPDNTAFTVDNITTDSATGQRFLERLFFDESMAQLWRKAPEVTEYDPRLRPWYLQAVKTDRVAAVAPYLFYFLKEIGTTVFYAPAGKKTVIAADVTLQQLSATLAEYLPTPGSEIALLSADGYVLGYNQPEKNIIIQDDEQFKIAKLDELGSRVFTFVNTNKLLQPGPLSFSDEGRDWHGSVRTFNVSGVEGKDLTLVMLSPRDELLADVNRRVKISLLITLAILLVSIPLVSVVARMISQALNKLAEEAVLISRFDFNRPLPLRSKIKEVDELARSMEMMKSTISRFLALIKSLASEQNFQAMLEQITEETLHVSEADGVLTWLVDDATNALTPVAFYDQGKGKADLTGLPSYAVDGEQPLAEAARQGNVSQWNLRKIDHGDLSVLFKVLDVETLAVTAFPLCNRKNEVIGLLCQLNKATDESLKSEAAVGRMDFVRTFSGFASVSLESRHLLEMQKRLLDSFILLLAGAIDAKSPYTGGHCQRVPVLVKMLAKAACHDKGFFKDFQLDEDGWEALHLAGWLHDCGKVTTPEYVVDKATKLETIYDRIHEVRTRFEVLKRDMQIKYWEQVADGADRKSLREELDQELSQLDEEFTFVAGCNLGDEMVTPEQVERLEQIAKRTWTRTLDDRVGISWEEEKRKDRLPRAPLPVEEYLLADRIDHLIERTENEKMPEDNPWGFKMKVPEYRYNQGELYNLKVERGTLTPEERYKIGDHVVQTIMMLEKLPYPKHLKEVPAIAGSHHETMLGQGYPKKLSKEEMSLPARMMAVADIFEALTASDRPYKKPKKLSDAIRVMSFFKKDQHIDGDLFDLFLRSGIYLEYAQEYLAPDQIDEVDIESYLA; encoded by the coding sequence ATGACACAGGATAAAAATTACCGCCCGACCTTCTACCTGACCATCAATGCGCTTTTTATTGCCGTCATAATCTTTATTGGAGGGATTCTTGCCTGGCACAACTACAGCGATACAAAAAAAATAATTTTGAGCGAAGTTGAGCAGGAGTATGACCACACCCTGGTTTCTCTTGCCAAAGATTTTCAACACACCTACAAACCTGTGTTCGATACGGTCAGCTTGCTTTCCATGACGCCTATCATGGATGCGCTAACCCTTGACGAGAGATTGCAGCAGTTGCCTTTGATGACTACGGCTATGAGCAACCGCGCGGAGGTCGCCGGGCTGCAGGTCGGCTATGAAAATGGTGACTATTTCATTGTCCGCCCAACACCATCCCGTCGGCTCCGCAGCCTTTTTGATGCGCCGGACAACACGGCATTTACGGTTGATAACATTACGACGGATTCTGCAACCGGGCAAAGATTTCTGGAAAGACTTTTTTTTGATGAGTCAATGGCGCAATTATGGCGTAAAGCTCCCGAAGTCACGGAGTATGACCCCAGACTGAGGCCTTGGTACCTTCAGGCCGTCAAAACAGATCGCGTCGCCGCTGTAGCGCCCTACCTGTTTTATTTTCTCAAAGAAATTGGCACAACCGTTTTCTATGCCCCCGCCGGCAAAAAGACGGTTATTGCCGCAGATGTCACCTTACAGCAACTTTCTGCGACCCTGGCAGAATACCTGCCTACGCCAGGCTCCGAGATCGCTCTGCTGAGCGCCGATGGCTACGTGCTGGGTTATAACCAGCCTGAAAAAAACATTATCATTCAAGACGATGAACAGTTCAAAATTGCCAAACTTGATGAATTGGGCAGTCGTGTTTTTACTTTCGTAAATACCAACAAGCTGCTGCAACCGGGGCCACTGAGCTTCTCAGACGAAGGCAGAGACTGGCATGGCTCTGTTCGCACGTTCAATGTCAGTGGTGTCGAGGGAAAAGACCTGACCTTGGTGATGCTCTCCCCGCGTGATGAGCTGTTAGCCGATGTCAACAGGAGGGTTAAAATCTCCCTTCTTATTACCCTCGCAATTTTACTCGTTTCTATTCCACTGGTCTCAGTTGTCGCCAGGATGATTTCACAGGCTTTAAACAAGCTCGCTGAAGAAGCCGTCCTGATCAGTCGATTTGATTTCAACAGGCCGCTGCCTCTGCGGTCGAAGATCAAGGAGGTCGACGAACTGGCTCGTTCGATGGAGATGATGAAAAGTACCATCAGCAGGTTTCTTGCCTTGATTAAATCGCTGGCCAGCGAGCAGAATTTTCAAGCCATGCTCGAACAAATTACCGAAGAAACATTGCATGTCAGTGAAGCCGATGGCGTCTTGACCTGGCTGGTTGATGACGCCACCAATGCATTGACACCCGTCGCCTTTTATGACCAGGGAAAGGGAAAAGCGGACCTCACAGGCCTGCCGTCATACGCTGTTGATGGCGAGCAGCCCCTGGCGGAAGCCGCCAGGCAAGGCAATGTCAGTCAATGGAATCTTCGCAAGATCGACCATGGCGACTTGAGCGTCCTTTTTAAAGTCCTTGATGTTGAGACGCTGGCGGTCACCGCTTTTCCTCTCTGCAACCGTAAGAACGAGGTGATTGGTCTGCTCTGCCAGCTGAACAAAGCGACGGATGAGAGTCTGAAAAGTGAAGCGGCCGTTGGTCGCATGGATTTTGTGCGCACCTTCTCCGGCTTTGCCTCGGTTTCACTGGAAAGCAGACATTTGTTGGAGATGCAGAAGCGCTTGCTCGACTCATTTATACTCCTGCTTGCCGGAGCGATAGACGCAAAGTCACCTTATACGGGTGGCCACTGCCAGCGGGTTCCCGTTCTGGTCAAGATGCTGGCAAAGGCTGCCTGCCATGACAAGGGCTTTTTCAAGGACTTCCAGCTTGATGAAGATGGCTGGGAGGCTCTGCACCTCGCCGGCTGGCTGCATGACTGCGGTAAGGTGACCACGCCCGAGTACGTTGTCGACAAGGCAACCAAGCTTGAAACGATCTACGACCGCATTCACGAAGTGCGAACCCGTTTTGAAGTCCTGAAAAGAGATATGCAGATCAAGTACTGGGAACAGGTCGCTGACGGCGCTGACAGGAAGTCCTTGCGGGAAGAACTGGACCAGGAACTTAGTCAGCTTGATGAAGAGTTCACCTTTGTCGCGGGTTGCAATCTCGGCGACGAGATGGTCACCCCAGAACAGGTTGAGCGCCTGGAGCAAATCGCCAAGAGGACCTGGACGCGGACACTTGACGACCGTGTGGGTATCTCCTGGGAGGAGGAGAAGCGCAAGGACAGGTTGCCACGAGCGCCGCTCCCGGTTGAGGAATACCTGCTTGCCGACAGAATTGACCATCTGATCGAACGCACGGAAAACGAAAAGATGCCCGAGGACAATCCCTGGGGATTCAAGATGAAGGTCCCCGAGTACCGTTATAACCAGGGAGAGCTATACAATCTCAAGGTCGAACGGGGAACGCTGACTCCCGAAGAGCGTTACAAGATTGGCGATCATGTCGTGCAGACAATCATGATGCTGGAAAAGCTCCCCTATCCGAAACATCTCAAGGAGGTTCCGGCGATCGCAGGAAGCCATCACGAGACAATGCTTGGTCAGGGCTATCCGAAGAAATTAAGCAAAGAGGAGATGTCTCTGCCAGCCAGGATGATGGCTGTCGCCGATATTTTTGAAGCCCTGACTGCATCGGACCGGCCCTATAAAAAGCCCAAGAAACTGAGCGATGCAATCCGCGTCATGAGTTTCTTTAAAAAAGACCAGCACATCGATGGTGATCTGTTTGATCTGTTTTTAAGGAGTGGCATCTATCTGGAATATGCACAGGAATATCTTGCCCCCGACCAGATTGACGAGGTGGATATCGAGAGTTATCTAGCTTAA
- a CDS encoding VWA-like domain-containing protein yields MSAELISFPDRQPLPDSPPRVLENAVVRLLKQKPFYGHLLLGFRRRVVQDQCGLGVTISHGTPILSVDPETLAAYSADEQVALLEHGIKHLLHLHPVRGRGVHRLTWDVATDLAINPSIANMPEAAPRPERFKLETGLAAEEYARLLTRPFDIGNLEGEGLGNASLEAFGQDDESGQSDADQSSSTPVDDHSLWNEADSTPERLAEQVVRDLVREAHRKAHGEVPEDITGLIEGWLAPPEIPWQQILRQFIGTAGRIGRQSSWQRQHRRFQHNTPGVRKRRQLKLLVAIDVSESTDEGPLRETFARELLQIARGRDSHITVLYAHSRIRRIDQFRSIQMTAEVFHGGGFTDLRPVFDYAKEMHPLPAAVIYLTDGYGPAPEEMEFPTLWVLTPDGQKPVSWGVELRLSSER; encoded by the coding sequence ATGAGCGCTGAACTGATCAGTTTTCCGGACAGGCAACCCCTCCCAGACAGCCCTCCTCGGGTTCTCGAAAATGCTGTTGTCCGTCTGCTTAAGCAGAAACCTTTTTACGGTCATCTCCTTCTGGGGTTTCGGCGACGAGTTGTGCAAGATCAATGTGGCCTGGGCGTGACTATCAGTCATGGCACCCCCATCCTCTCCGTTGATCCCGAAACCCTTGCTGCTTACTCTGCCGACGAACAGGTGGCCCTGCTTGAACATGGCATCAAGCATCTGTTGCACCTGCACCCGGTTCGTGGTCGCGGTGTCCATCGCCTGACCTGGGATGTGGCTACGGATCTGGCAATCAATCCTTCCATCGCCAATATGCCTGAGGCCGCTCCGAGGCCTGAGAGATTCAAGCTGGAGACAGGCCTCGCTGCAGAAGAGTACGCTCGCTTGCTGACCAGGCCCTTTGATATAGGTAACCTGGAAGGGGAAGGTCTTGGCAATGCCAGCCTGGAAGCCTTCGGTCAAGATGATGAGAGTGGCCAATCAGATGCGGACCAGAGTTCTTCGACGCCCGTCGATGATCACAGCTTATGGAACGAGGCCGACAGCACTCCCGAGCGTCTTGCCGAACAGGTGGTTCGCGATCTGGTGCGTGAGGCTCATCGCAAGGCTCATGGCGAAGTCCCCGAAGACATCACTGGCCTGATTGAGGGCTGGTTGGCGCCACCGGAAATTCCGTGGCAGCAGATCTTGCGTCAGTTTATCGGCACGGCCGGTCGTATCGGTCGACAGAGCAGCTGGCAGCGTCAGCATCGGCGTTTCCAACACAACACGCCGGGGGTTCGCAAACGCCGGCAATTGAAGCTGTTGGTTGCTATTGATGTCAGCGAATCGACCGATGAGGGGCCTCTGCGAGAGACTTTCGCCAGGGAACTCCTGCAGATTGCACGGGGGCGTGACAGTCACATCACGGTTCTCTATGCCCATAGCCGAATCCGCCGTATCGATCAGTTCCGCAGCATCCAGATGACCGCAGAAGTTTTCCACGGTGGTGGTTTTACCGACCTGCGCCCGGTTTTTGATTATGCGAAAGAGATGCATCCATTGCCGGCGGCTGTGATCTACCTGACAGACGGCTATGGCCCAGCGCCCGAGGAGATGGAATTTCCAACCTTGTGGGTGTTGACACCTGATGGGCAGAAGCCGGTTTCGTGGGGGGTGGAGTTAAGACTCAGTTCTGAGCGTTAA
- the selA gene encoding L-seryl-tRNA(Sec) selenium transferase — MPDRRALLRTLPAIDRLLGSRILSKLEETQPHLLILEAAQQVVDDLRQQLLDQKAPLPDLDIEAVAERVAVRVALMAKPSLRKVINVTGTLLHTNLGRAPLCNEALQAIKEVAQGYSNLEYDLDAGQRGKRFTHVEELICKLTGGEAATVVNNNAGAVMLALAALSGGKSAIVSRGELIEIGGSFRIPDIMAASGVELVEVGTTNKTHLKDYADAINKETALILKVHTSNYRILGFTEAVSGEELAELAHQQNIPVLEDLGSGLLMDLTPYGLPREPTVREALGTGIDLVTFSGDKLLGGPQAGIIVGNKDVIDKVRKHPMARALRSDKLSLAALEATLRLYLDPRKALQQIPTLRMLSLPVEELQYRCENLLPHLLTHLGDKADCGIIETTATVGGGALPLAELPGCVIALAPKQISLNELTTRLRSCEPAVIGRIQDDRFLIDPRTLNQEDEALLLKALKQIFC, encoded by the coding sequence ATGCCTGATCGCCGCGCACTCTTGCGCACTCTGCCTGCAATCGATAGGCTGCTGGGGTCCAGAATCCTCTCCAAGCTTGAGGAAACTCAACCCCACCTTCTGATTCTTGAGGCCGCCCAGCAGGTTGTCGACGACCTGCGCCAACAGCTTCTTGACCAAAAGGCCCCCCTGCCCGACCTGGACATTGAGGCCGTTGCCGAACGGGTCGCCGTTCGGGTCGCGTTGATGGCCAAGCCCTCTTTACGCAAGGTCATCAATGTTACCGGCACGCTTCTGCACACCAACCTCGGTCGGGCGCCGCTCTGCAACGAAGCGCTGCAGGCAATCAAAGAGGTTGCCCAGGGGTATTCCAACCTTGAGTATGATCTCGATGCAGGCCAACGCGGCAAACGCTTCACCCATGTTGAAGAACTGATCTGCAAGCTGACCGGTGGCGAAGCAGCGACGGTGGTCAACAACAACGCCGGCGCGGTCATGCTCGCCCTGGCAGCCCTGTCCGGTGGCAAGAGTGCCATCGTCTCACGTGGCGAGCTGATCGAGATCGGCGGCTCTTTCCGTATCCCGGACATTATGGCGGCCAGTGGTGTCGAACTGGTTGAAGTGGGCACCACCAACAAGACTCATCTCAAGGATTACGCTGACGCCATCAACAAAGAGACGGCGCTTATTCTCAAGGTCCACACCAGCAACTACCGGATCCTGGGCTTCACCGAAGCGGTCAGCGGCGAAGAGCTGGCTGAACTTGCTCATCAACAAAACATTCCGGTCCTCGAAGATCTCGGTAGCGGCCTGTTGATGGACCTGACCCCTTATGGACTGCCACGCGAGCCAACGGTACGGGAAGCACTGGGAACCGGCATCGACCTGGTCACCTTCAGCGGCGACAAGCTGCTCGGAGGACCCCAGGCAGGGATCATCGTCGGCAATAAAGACGTTATCGACAAGGTCCGCAAGCACCCCATGGCCCGCGCCCTGAGGAGTGACAAGCTGAGCCTGGCGGCCCTCGAAGCGACCCTCAGGCTTTATCTTGATCCCCGGAAAGCTTTGCAGCAAATCCCCACCTTGAGAATGCTGTCATTGCCGGTCGAGGAGTTGCAGTACCGCTGCGAAAACCTCCTGCCCCATCTCTTGACTCATCTTGGCGACAAAGCAGACTGTGGCATCATCGAAACAACGGCAACCGTGGGTGGCGGCGCGCTGCCTCTTGCCGAGCTGCCCGGATGCGTCATCGCTCTGGCGCCAAAGCAAATCTCTCTCAATGAGCTGACAACGCGATTACGCAGTTGTGAGCCGGCTGTTATCGGGCGCATTCAGGACGATCGGTTCCTGATCGACCCCCGGACCCTGAACCAGGAGGATGAAGCCTTGCTTTTGAAGGCCCTGAAGCAGATTTTCTGTTGA
- the selD gene encoding selenide, water dikinase SelD: MAPGPLAQVLRQLPTVEDKNFLTASIPFADAGVYQIAPDCALVQSVDFFTPIVDDPRIFGRIAAANALSDIYAMGGKPLTVLNLVGFPACLEEDVLVEILKGGAEKVHEAGAIVVGGHTVEDDEPKFGLAVTGLVDPKNLITTAGAKAGDVLVLTKPLGVGILATALKGEVIKEEQMKEAIQGMETLNRAASEVMLKVGVNACTDITGFGLLGHAQELADASQVGLEIEASALHVYPQVIDLAEIGLVPVGSYRNREHYMPSVVNRERVAPVIVDILADPQTSGGLMICVAEDKLSQLKVQLEAAGCNAIHIGRVVGDHPGMLTIK; the protein is encoded by the coding sequence ATGGCCCCCGGGCCATTGGCGCAGGTGCTGCGCCAGCTACCAACGGTTGAAGACAAGAACTTCCTCACCGCGTCGATTCCCTTTGCGGATGCAGGTGTTTATCAAATCGCGCCGGACTGTGCCCTGGTGCAATCGGTCGACTTCTTCACCCCGATCGTCGACGATCCGCGCATTTTTGGGCGCATTGCTGCGGCCAATGCCCTCTCCGACATCTATGCCATGGGCGGAAAGCCTCTCACGGTGCTGAACCTGGTCGGTTTCCCGGCCTGCCTTGAAGAGGACGTCCTGGTCGAAATCCTTAAAGGGGGAGCAGAGAAGGTGCACGAAGCCGGAGCGATTGTTGTCGGCGGCCACACTGTTGAGGATGACGAGCCGAAATTCGGGCTGGCCGTAACCGGCCTGGTTGATCCGAAGAACCTGATTACCACGGCCGGAGCAAAAGCTGGAGACGTTCTAGTGCTGACCAAACCTCTCGGAGTCGGTATTCTGGCAACAGCATTAAAAGGCGAGGTCATCAAGGAAGAGCAGATGAAAGAGGCCATTCAAGGCATGGAGACCTTGAACCGCGCGGCTTCGGAAGTCATGCTCAAGGTGGGTGTAAATGCCTGCACCGACATTACCGGCTTCGGCTTACTCGGTCACGCTCAGGAGTTGGCAGACGCCAGCCAGGTCGGCCTCGAAATCGAAGCCTCTGCTTTGCACGTTTATCCCCAAGTTATAGATCTTGCTGAAATCGGCCTGGTGCCGGTCGGCAGTTATCGTAATCGAGAGCATTATATGCCAAGCGTGGTCAATCGTGAACGGGTCGCTCCTGTGATCGTGGACATTCTCGCCGATCCGCAGACCTCTGGCGGCCTGATGATCTGTGTAGCGGAAGACAAGTTATCGCAGCTTAAGGTTCAACTTGAGGCGGCTGGCTGTAATGCGATCCATATTGGTCGGGTTGTCGGGGATCATCCGGGGATGTTGACTATAAAATAA
- the selB gene encoding selenocysteine-specific translation elongation factor, translating into MNDSTRYHIIGTAGHVDHGKTVLINKLTGINTDRLKEEQERGISIDLGFAPFKLADGSMAGVVDVPGHEKFIHNMLSGIGGIDLVLLVVDVNEGVMQQTREHLQILQLLQIPRGILVLTKCDLAEEDWIDIVEEEVRETLAGTFLEKAPCCRVSALQGLGLEELRQTIQEILKELPPRDEEGPTRLPIDRHFTISGFGTVVTGTLLSGKIKVGDTVEVMPPGETVRVREVQVHGEKAEVARAGQRVALNLAGLERSNLTRGAVVATPGFFTMTERFDARLNLLKEAPRPLKFRDPVHLHMGTAKVTARVALLDRDEMQQGESVLAQFHLDSPLVAHRQDRFIVRSYSPMATIGGGQIIDPTPVKHKRFRDGVMHALKELESGEGSFIVQKLAELGCVKLKELEQASGLGREKITALLESLTEASQVTRIGDQWVTMETARAWQRTLLDAVDNYHRDNALQPGIPHATLKSALPAKVAPKAFEQLLGELVDESQLVQRGEWVARIDFTAQPTEKQEQLLQKLEKVYLDAGVEAKGRVDMLALAGVPDTQVESLLAFLFANGVLIRLNDDSFLHKAAYQKALTSLVNHFGSKETLTLGEFRDLIGSARKQTQAILELFDSLKYTMRKGDERVAWQLPK; encoded by the coding sequence ATGAACGACTCAACCCGCTACCACATCATCGGCACGGCCGGTCACGTTGACCACGGCAAGACGGTCCTGATCAATAAGCTCACCGGCATCAATACCGACCGCCTGAAAGAAGAGCAGGAACGTGGCATCTCCATCGATCTCGGCTTCGCACCCTTCAAACTGGCAGATGGCAGCATGGCCGGGGTCGTTGACGTTCCCGGTCACGAGAAATTCATCCACAACATGCTCTCCGGAATCGGCGGCATCGACCTGGTCCTGCTGGTCGTCGATGTTAATGAAGGGGTCATGCAGCAGACCCGCGAGCATCTGCAGATTTTGCAACTGCTGCAGATCCCACGCGGCATCCTGGTGCTGACCAAGTGTGACCTTGCGGAAGAAGACTGGATCGACATCGTCGAAGAAGAGGTTCGCGAGACTCTCGCCGGAACCTTTCTGGAAAAAGCACCTTGTTGCCGGGTGTCCGCGCTGCAGGGACTGGGGCTTGAAGAGCTTCGACAGACGATTCAGGAGATTCTCAAAGAGTTGCCACCGCGCGATGAAGAGGGTCCGACGCGCCTGCCGATCGATCGGCATTTCACGATCAGCGGCTTCGGTACGGTGGTCACCGGTACGCTCCTCTCAGGAAAAATCAAGGTCGGCGACACGGTTGAAGTCATGCCGCCCGGCGAAACCGTCAGGGTCCGTGAGGTTCAGGTTCACGGTGAAAAAGCAGAGGTGGCCAGAGCCGGTCAGCGTGTGGCACTCAACCTTGCTGGACTGGAACGCAGCAACCTGACCCGAGGTGCCGTGGTGGCAACCCCCGGATTCTTTACCATGACCGAGCGTTTCGATGCCCGGCTCAATCTGCTCAAAGAAGCACCGCGCCCACTCAAGTTTCGCGACCCCGTTCATCTGCATATGGGAACCGCCAAGGTCACCGCCCGCGTGGCGCTGCTTGATCGCGACGAAATGCAGCAGGGCGAAAGCGTGCTCGCTCAATTTCATCTCGACAGCCCCCTGGTCGCCCATCGCCAGGATCGCTTCATCGTTCGTTCCTACTCACCGATGGCGACGATCGGCGGCGGCCAGATCATCGACCCCACACCGGTGAAACATAAACGCTTCCGTGATGGGGTGATGCACGCCCTGAAAGAGCTGGAATCGGGAGAGGGTTCTTTTATTGTCCAGAAACTTGCCGAGCTCGGTTGTGTCAAGCTAAAGGAACTGGAACAGGCCTCGGGCTTGGGCAGGGAGAAGATTACAGCTCTCCTGGAAAGCCTCACCGAAGCCTCGCAAGTCACCAGGATCGGTGACCAATGGGTGACCATGGAAACCGCACGGGCCTGGCAACGCACCCTTCTGGACGCGGTTGACAACTATCACCGGGACAATGCTCTGCAACCCGGCATTCCGCACGCAACCCTCAAATCTGCGTTGCCTGCGAAGGTTGCGCCGAAAGCTTTTGAACAACTCCTTGGCGAACTCGTTGATGAGTCGCAACTGGTACAACGCGGAGAGTGGGTTGCAAGAATCGACTTTACCGCTCAGCCGACCGAAAAGCAGGAGCAGCTGTTACAAAAGCTTGAAAAAGTTTACCTGGATGCCGGCGTTGAGGCCAAAGGCCGCGTCGATATGCTGGCTCTGGCAGGAGTTCCCGATACACAGGTGGAATCATTACTCGCGTTCCTTTTTGCCAACGGCGTCCTGATTCGCCTCAACGATGATTCATTCCTGCACAAGGCGGCCTACCAGAAAGCGCTCACCTCTCTGGTCAATCATTTCGGTTCAAAAGAGACCCTGACCCTGGGCGAGTTCCGCGACCTGATCGGCAGCGCCCGCAAACAAACCCAGGCAATTCTGGAACTCTTCGATAGCCTCAAGTACACTATGCGTAAAGGTGACGAACGCGTCGCCTGGCAATTACCTAAATAA